Proteins from a single region of Desulfobacter postgatei 2ac9:
- a CDS encoding NAD(P)/FAD-dependent oxidoreductase, whose product MDLKQQSNLNIAIIGSGISGICAAYLLQKRHKVTLFEKNDYFGGHTHTIILPDGPDTGTPVDTGFIVLNERTYPNFIKFLSLLGVEKCPTDMSFSYFCERTGLCYASQNLNSIFAQRANIFKPKFLRFVYEMVRFLRILRKAYRSNGLPAVTLSEYARQKGLHREVIDQFIIPMAAAIWSGSDFQISRFPIRTFAQFYENHGLLGVTGHPPWYFVKGGSHSYVNAFLKSFKGRAVKSSAVSRISRKPDGITLDFKNDGPQDFDAVVVATHADQALKLLETPSAREKELLGAWSYSKNKTFLHTDTSVMPPSKRAWASWNYTRHKKSKPDAPVTVSYDMTHLQRLKTRQRYFVTLNPQNQIPQSHVIKEINYTHPQYSFEAFSSQNELPTLNGKNNTFFCGAYFGFGFHEDGVKSALCVGKKFGVTL is encoded by the coding sequence ATGGACTTAAAACAACAAAGCAACTTGAATATCGCCATTATTGGTTCCGGCATCTCCGGTATTTGCGCCGCATATCTTCTCCAAAAACGGCACAAGGTGACGCTGTTTGAAAAAAATGATTATTTCGGAGGCCATACCCATACGATTATCCTCCCGGACGGTCCTGATACAGGCACCCCTGTGGATACGGGTTTTATCGTACTCAATGAGCGGACCTATCCTAATTTTATAAAATTTTTGTCACTGCTCGGCGTTGAAAAATGCCCAACCGATATGTCATTTTCCTACTTTTGTGAAAGAACAGGTCTTTGTTATGCCAGCCAAAATCTGAATTCCATATTTGCCCAGCGTGCTAACATATTTAAGCCTAAATTCCTCCGGTTTGTTTACGAAATGGTACGCTTTCTGCGGATACTGAGAAAAGCATATCGTTCCAATGGCCTGCCGGCTGTCACACTGTCTGAATATGCACGACAAAAAGGACTTCACCGTGAGGTCATTGACCAGTTCATCATCCCCATGGCAGCAGCCATATGGTCGGGTTCAGATTTTCAGATCAGCCGTTTCCCCATCCGAACCTTTGCCCAGTTTTATGAAAATCACGGCCTTTTAGGCGTAACCGGCCATCCGCCCTGGTATTTTGTCAAGGGAGGCAGCCATTCCTATGTCAATGCCTTTCTGAAATCATTCAAAGGCAGGGCCGTTAAAAGCAGTGCCGTGAGTCGAATATCCCGTAAGCCGGACGGCATTACCCTGGATTTTAAAAATGACGGCCCCCAGGATTTTGATGCCGTTGTGGTCGCCACCCATGCAGATCAGGCCTTAAAGCTGCTTGAAACCCCAAGTGCCAGGGAAAAAGAACTTTTAGGAGCCTGGTCTTATTCAAAAAACAAAACCTTCCTGCATACGGATACAAGCGTCATGCCCCCCAGCAAAAGGGCCTGGGCCAGCTGGAATTATACACGTCACAAAAAATCCAAACCGGATGCCCCGGTAACGGTAAGCTATGACATGACCCACCTGCAGAGACTGAAGACACGGCAGCGATATTTTGTAACCCTGAATCCACAAAACCAGATTCCCCAATCCCATGTAATCAAAGAAATTAATTACACCCATCCTCAATATTCTTTTGAAGCATTTAGCTCACAGAACGAATTGCCAACCTTAAACGGAAAAAATAACACTTTTTTCTGCGGGGCATATTTCGGGTTTGGATTTCATGAAGATGGGGTTAAGTCTGCATTATGTGTTGGGAAGAAATTTGGGGTGACCTTATGA
- a CDS encoding DUF1365 family protein, which yields MNSKIFTGKIKHRRYWPVDHDLSYPVYLYAFDLDEFSGLNRRYPLFGYNKLAVTSIHDRDYLQPGNLPIKEKLSELLRRHQIKQSVSNIIMITSARYFNYVFNPVSFYYCYTDDHALAAIIAEVNNTYGERHPYVLKAGTPGAGKWIATFQTPKVFHVSPFNKVEGIYRFYFSDPKDQLEIKIELFNNNKKIMTAEFKGAGVPMTAVNHLKTIMEYPFAPHLSIPRIYAHAFKLFFKKKLSFNDKPIPQSPMTMKKQTPGIFETLCQKLVFKALRKITIGGFKIKMPNQEIISFGHPEDSHPVIMKIEDYNFFPRVILDGEIGFGEAYMHSEWDTPDLLKLLKILIQNRDHFSDGNLLLSFFTRIKEKTAHDGRINSIKNTPENIRAHYDLSNAFYELFLDNQMMYSCGIFEQPDDSLEKSQEQKMMRILTQADIRETHHILEIGCGWGGFAVFAAQKTGCHVTGITVSKAQYDRACQRIIDEGLGDRVTIKLQDYRHITGKFDRIVSIEMIEAVGPQFFSTYFKRGQALLKPGGRMLFQSIIIEDKRYKNYCKERDWIQKHIFPGGHLPCLKILKETISEHTDFHISNVHHMGADYAVTLSHWRDRFLSNKENIVRLGFDEIFFRKWIYYFSICEAGFTVGGIDDIQVSLELV from the coding sequence ATGAATTCTAAAATTTTTACAGGAAAAATAAAACATCGTCGTTATTGGCCTGTGGACCATGATCTGTCCTACCCTGTGTACCTGTATGCCTTTGATCTTGATGAATTTTCCGGTCTTAATCGACGATATCCCCTTTTTGGGTACAACAAATTGGCTGTTACATCCATCCATGACAGGGATTACCTTCAGCCCGGCAATCTTCCGATAAAAGAAAAACTATCTGAATTGCTCCGCCGGCACCAGATCAAACAGTCTGTTTCCAATATTATCATGATCACATCCGCCCGGTATTTTAATTATGTGTTTAACCCGGTCAGTTTTTATTACTGCTATACTGACGATCATGCACTTGCGGCAATCATTGCTGAAGTCAACAATACCTACGGCGAGCGTCATCCCTATGTGCTTAAAGCCGGAACGCCGGGGGCAGGCAAGTGGATTGCAACATTTCAAACCCCCAAAGTATTCCATGTCTCCCCATTCAACAAAGTCGAAGGCATTTACCGCTTTTATTTTTCAGATCCCAAAGATCAATTGGAAATTAAAATTGAACTGTTCAATAATAACAAAAAAATAATGACCGCAGAGTTTAAGGGTGCCGGGGTGCCTATGACCGCTGTCAATCATTTAAAAACAATAATGGAATATCCTTTTGCTCCCCACTTAAGTATTCCCAGAATATATGCCCATGCATTTAAGCTGTTTTTCAAAAAAAAGTTAAGCTTTAATGATAAACCCATTCCCCAAAGCCCCATGACAATGAAAAAACAAACCCCGGGTATTTTTGAAACCCTCTGTCAAAAACTTGTTTTCAAGGCACTGAGAAAAATCACCATCGGCGGCTTTAAGATTAAGATGCCGAATCAGGAAATAATTAGTTTCGGCCATCCCGAAGATTCCCATCCTGTGATCATGAAAATAGAGGACTACAATTTTTTCCCAAGAGTCATTTTGGATGGTGAAATCGGATTCGGTGAAGCCTATATGCATTCTGAATGGGATACCCCGGACCTTTTGAAATTGTTAAAGATCTTAATTCAAAACCGTGATCATTTTTCAGACGGCAACCTGCTGCTTTCGTTTTTCACCCGGATAAAGGAAAAAACGGCCCATGACGGGCGGATAAATTCCATAAAAAACACCCCGGAAAACATCCGGGCCCACTATGATTTGAGCAATGCCTTTTATGAACTTTTCCTGGATAATCAGATGATGTATTCATGCGGCATTTTCGAACAACCGGACGATTCCCTGGAAAAATCGCAGGAGCAGAAAATGATGCGTATTTTGACCCAAGCGGATATCCGGGAGACCCATCATATTCTTGAAATCGGATGCGGGTGGGGTGGTTTTGCGGTATTTGCCGCCCAAAAAACCGGTTGTCATGTGACCGGCATTACAGTTTCCAAAGCCCAGTATGACAGGGCATGTCAGCGAATAATTGATGAAGGGCTTGGGGACCGGGTCACCATCAAGCTTCAGGACTACCGCCATATAACAGGCAAATTTGACCGGATTGTCTCCATAGAAATGATCGAGGCTGTGGGACCACAGTTTTTTTCCACATATTTCAAGCGTGGGCAAGCCCTTCTAAAACCCGGCGGCAGGATGCTCTTTCAGTCCATCATAATTGAAGATAAACGATATAAGAACTATTGCAAAGAAAGGGACTGGATTCAAAAACATATTTTTCCGGGCGGTCATCTGCCATGCCTGAAAATTCTTAAAGAGACCATATCAGAACATACCGATTTTCATATATCAAATGTTCATCATATGGGCGCCGACTATGCCGTAACCCTGTCGCACTGGCGGGATCGCTTCCTGTCAAATAAAGAGAATATCGTCAGATTGGGCTTTGACGAGATATTCTTCAGAAAATGGATCTATTATTTTTCTATCTGTGAAGCAGGGTTTACCGTTGGTGGCATTGACGATATCCAGGTCAGCTTAGAGCTTGTTTAA
- a CDS encoding SDR family NAD(P)-dependent oxidoreductase, which produces MIRLKESILVERSLNYVFEYTSDFSHIQAWDPGVVSSVRVDQKKIGVGSQYDLVLKFGPFRPKMKYEIIEYDPFSRVVLKGVGESFTAMDTIVFTKTAIGTQIDYQADIRFHRFGNLIEKLLFPVMKKTGEKAMAGLEQKLAGTRRLPNKAMWFKSGSGLPDYLADHLIIPGMILFSRFGYALGKRFWSEPKGVLYGKKIVLTGGTSGIGKAAAFKLAEKKAFLTIIARNRVKAEQVRQEIVEKTGNPHIDFLIADLSLMDEIREVSKALKAFKKNIDILINNAGALFNERKNTPEGLEQTFATDLLGVFLLTQYLKDALAASESPRIINVSSGGMYTQKIEVNDLENSQGQYNGAKAYARAKRGVVSLTQIWAEQFKTHGIRVNAMHPGWVDTPGIERSLPGFHERVKRILRTPEQGADTIVWLATSKRAGQYTGLFWLDRRPHETVIFPGTCESAQERQILWEKLNAFVSKG; this is translated from the coding sequence ATGATAAGATTAAAAGAGTCCATTCTCGTTGAAAGATCCTTAAATTATGTCTTTGAATATACCAGCGATTTCAGCCATATTCAGGCCTGGGACCCAGGGGTGGTTTCTTCGGTCAGGGTTGATCAGAAAAAAATCGGCGTTGGTTCACAATATGATCTTGTTTTGAAGTTTGGCCCCTTTCGTCCGAAAATGAAATATGAAATTATTGAGTATGACCCTTTTTCCAGGGTTGTATTGAAAGGGGTGGGTGAGTCCTTCACGGCAATGGATACCATTGTTTTTACAAAAACAGCCATTGGAACACAAATCGACTACCAGGCAGATATCCGCTTTCATCGGTTTGGTAACCTTATTGAGAAACTTCTGTTTCCGGTCATGAAAAAAACAGGTGAAAAAGCCATGGCAGGCCTTGAACAGAAACTTGCCGGAACCCGACGTCTGCCCAATAAAGCGATGTGGTTTAAATCAGGGAGCGGCCTGCCTGATTATCTTGCAGATCATTTAATTATCCCCGGAATGATCCTGTTCAGCCGATTTGGGTATGCCTTGGGCAAAAGATTCTGGTCAGAACCAAAGGGGGTGCTATACGGAAAAAAGATCGTATTGACAGGCGGCACCTCCGGAATTGGAAAGGCGGCCGCTTTTAAACTCGCAGAAAAAAAAGCCTTTTTAACCATTATCGCAAGGAACCGTGTAAAGGCTGAACAGGTTCGTCAGGAAATTGTTGAAAAGACCGGTAACCCGCATATTGATTTTTTGATTGCAGACTTAAGCCTGATGGACGAGATCAGGGAGGTCTCAAAAGCCCTTAAAGCTTTTAAAAAGAACATCGATATCCTCATTAACAATGCCGGTGCATTGTTTAATGAGCGTAAAAATACCCCGGAAGGATTGGAGCAGACGTTTGCGACGGATCTTCTGGGGGTATTCCTGTTGACACAATATTTAAAGGATGCCCTTGCTGCATCGGAATCTCCAAGAATTATCAATGTATCATCCGGCGGCATGTATACCCAGAAAATTGAGGTAAACGATCTTGAAAACAGCCAGGGGCAGTATAACGGGGCCAAAGCCTATGCCCGTGCGAAAAGGGGTGTCGTCAGTTTGACTCAAATCTGGGCTGAGCAGTTTAAAACACATGGGATACGGGTAAATGCCATGCATCCCGGGTGGGTGGATACTCCGGGTATTGAACGGTCCCTGCCTGGATTTCATGAACGGGTGAAAAGAATTTTAAGAACGCCGGAACAAGGTGCCGATACCATTGTCTGGCTGGCAACTTCAAAGCGGGCAGGGCAATATACAGGGTTGTTCTGGTTGGACAGGCGTCCCCATGAAACCGTCATCTTTCCCGGGACCTGTGAATCAGCACAGGAAAGGCAGATTCTCTGGGAAAAATTAAACGCTTTTGTGTCAAAGGGTTAA
- a CDS encoding peroxiredoxin-like family protein, which yields MAYENVSTEVLGELTVLNERREQVKISTLWHEKTAALVFVRHFGUVFCRQQVADLADNAERFSEHKANLVVIGSGDPVHFTEFREKTGYRGLLFSDPSLNAFSALGFSNGLKGFVSIGSVFKAASAFKQGHRQGSIQGSTFQLGGAIVVDKSGAVRYFFSSKKAGDHPTVDDLVLAIGQ from the coding sequence ATGGCATATGAAAATGTTTCAACTGAAGTTCTTGGTGAACTGACTGTTCTAAACGAGCGCAGAGAACAGGTGAAAATATCAACGCTGTGGCATGAAAAAACAGCGGCCTTAGTGTTTGTCAGACATTTTGGATGAGTCTTCTGCCGTCAGCAGGTTGCTGATCTTGCCGATAACGCAGAGCGATTCAGTGAACACAAGGCGAATCTTGTCGTAATCGGGTCGGGTGATCCTGTTCACTTCACGGAATTCCGGGAAAAAACAGGATATCGCGGATTACTTTTTTCCGATCCCTCACTCAACGCTTTTTCAGCTTTAGGGTTTTCAAACGGCTTGAAAGGATTTGTGAGTATAGGATCTGTATTTAAGGCTGCGTCGGCATTCAAGCAAGGCCATCGGCAGGGTTCGATTCAGGGAAGCACATTTCAGCTTGGTGGCGCGATTGTCGTAGATAAGTCAGGCGCGGTACGCTATTTTTTTTCATCTAAAAAAGCCGGTGATCACCCAACGGTTGATGATTTGGTACTGGCAATTGGGCAATAA
- the aqpZ gene encoding aquaporin Z, whose protein sequence is MNKYGAEFFGTFWLVLGGCGSAVLAAAFPNVGIGLLGVSLAFGLTVLTMAFAIGHISGCHLNPAVSFGLWAGGRFPAKELPPYIIAQVLGGIAAGGVLYLIASGKAGFDLSAGFASNGYGAHSPGGYSLSAALITEVVMTMMFLVVILGATDKRAPQGFAPISIGLCLTLIHLISIPVTNTSVNPARSTGVALFVGDWAIAQLWLFWVAPIIGGMLGAVIYRFIGSEK, encoded by the coding sequence ATGAACAAGTATGGTGCAGAGTTTTTTGGAACATTCTGGTTGGTTCTCGGCGGCTGCGGTAGCGCCGTTTTAGCGGCTGCTTTTCCAAATGTTGGTATAGGGCTGCTTGGTGTATCACTGGCATTTGGCCTTACCGTCCTTACCATGGCCTTCGCCATCGGACACATATCAGGCTGTCATCTGAATCCAGCGGTTTCGTTTGGTCTCTGGGCCGGTGGACGTTTCCCGGCAAAAGAGCTACCGCCCTACATTATTGCGCAGGTCTTGGGCGGTATAGCAGCGGGTGGTGTTCTATATCTGATTGCCAGTGGTAAGGCGGGGTTTGACCTTTCCGCGGGGTTTGCTTCAAACGGCTACGGCGCCCATTCACCGGGTGGGTATAGTTTGTCGGCTGCCCTGATCACTGAAGTAGTTATGACGATGATGTTTCTTGTTGTCATTCTGGGTGCCACTGACAAACGGGCGCCACAAGGTTTCGCACCTATTTCAATTGGCTTGTGCCTGACTCTGATCCATTTAATTAGCATCCCGGTAACAAATACTTCCGTAAATCCTGCGCGCAGCACTGGTGTTGCGCTCTTCGTAGGCGATTGGGCGATTGCACAGCTTTGGCTGTTCTGGGTGGCCCCGATCATTGGCGGTATGCTTGGCGCTGTAATCTATCGTTTTATCGGCAGTGAGAAATAA
- a CDS encoding zinc ribbon domain-containing protein → MVEKNNRKIRTKTVRSMLGFNNFKFKQRLKWIAKKFGKTVLDVCEAYTSKTHPQTGQVKNIGFEKWIKLQNRSMMTEIW, encoded by the coding sequence ATGGTTGAAAAAAATAACAGGAAAATCAGAACCAAAACCGTGCGTTCCATGCTGGGCTTTAACAATTTTAAATTCAAGCAGCGTTTAAAATGGATAGCAAAAAAGTTCGGGAAAACGGTGCTTGATGTTTGCGAAGCCTACACAAGCAAGACACATCCACAAACAGGCCAAGTAAAAAATATCGGTTTTGAAAAGTGGATAAAACTGCAAAACAGGTCTATGATGACAGAGATTTGGTAG
- a CDS encoding group II intron maturase-specific domain-containing protein, producing MITHITDGFTFLGQTFRKTGNVLHITPAKKGVLALKEKLSELIHKHVGGPLEPLVKKLNQTLRGWGNYHRHVVSSETFSLIDTFVYEQLWRMIKKRHRKKSSKWLKNRYWTDGKRKWIFTVKSRNKKGPCRYHVIHLISLGIKRYIKIKADANPYDPEYSYYFWRRRNQKDSRLLPVLSAREYRQKQAA from the coding sequence ATGATCACGCATATAACAGATGGATTTACGTTCCTTGGCCAAACTTTTCGAAAAACCGGAAATGTGCTGCACATCACCCCGGCAAAGAAGGGAGTTCTCGCCCTTAAAGAAAAGCTCAGTGAACTGATCCATAAACATGTCGGCGGTCCTTTGGAACCATTGGTCAAAAAGTTAAACCAGACCCTCCGAGGCTGGGGAAACTATCACCGGCACGTAGTCTCATCGGAAACATTTTCTCTTATTGATACGTTTGTTTACGAACAGCTATGGAGAATGATTAAAAAGCGTCACCGGAAGAAATCCTCAAAATGGTTGAAAAACCGTTACTGGACTGACGGAAAACGTAAGTGGATATTCACTGTCAAGAGCCGAAATAAAAAAGGGCCTTGCAGATATCACGTCATTCACCTAATCTCATTAGGAATAAAACGATATATCAAAATCAAAGCAGATGCAAATCCATATGATCCCGAATACAGCTATTATTTCTGGCGTAGACGGAATCAAAAGGACTCACGGTTACTCCCTGTGCTATCAGCCAGGGAATACCGCCAAAAGCAAGCTGCATGA
- a CDS encoding DDE-type integrase/transposase/recombinase yields MWSWDITYLPTRVKGQFYYLYMMMDLYSRKIVAYQVYDCESGELASDLITDAYLREKINKKQVTLHSDNGAPMKSVTMLAKLQDLGVIPSFSRPSISNDNPFSESLFKTLKYRPEYPAKPFDAMLEAREWVHNFTYWYNNVHLHSGIGFVTPADRHNGNDVAVLANRHQIYQKAKSKHPERWSGRTRNWEPGTTVTLKKFKQQKAEKTADKQAA; encoded by the coding sequence CTGTGGTCCTGGGACATCACATATCTGCCAACAAGAGTAAAAGGCCAATTTTATTACCTTTACATGATGATGGACTTGTACAGCCGTAAAATTGTTGCTTATCAGGTGTATGACTGTGAGTCTGGAGAACTTGCTTCTGATCTGATAACGGATGCCTACCTGCGGGAGAAAATTAACAAAAAGCAGGTCACCTTGCATTCAGATAATGGTGCTCCCATGAAATCCGTAACGATGCTGGCCAAACTTCAGGATTTGGGCGTGATACCATCCTTTAGCCGCCCTTCTATCAGTAATGATAATCCTTTTTCTGAATCATTATTCAAAACCCTGAAATACCGGCCTGAATATCCGGCCAAGCCATTTGATGCGATGCTGGAAGCCAGGGAATGGGTCCATAACTTCACATATTGGTACAATAACGTCCATTTGCACAGCGGTATTGGATTTGTCACCCCCGCTGACCGGCACAATGGCAATGATGTAGCCGTTCTTGCCAACAGACATCAAATTTATCAAAAAGCCAAATCGAAACATCCTGAAAGATGGTCTGGAAGGACAAGGAATTGGGAACCTGGAACAACGGTTACTTTGAAAAAATTTAAACAGCAAAAAGCTGAAAAGACGGCTGATAAGCAAGCTGCATAA
- a CDS encoding class I SAM-dependent DNA methyltransferase yields MDKKRSFDEFAQAYDAWFFDNMNLLNSEVNLVAYFMKDAGDTFSVGCGSGLFESILKRDFNILIQYGLEPSEGMAQIARKRGISVDVTTAEDADLGEEQYDTILFNGTPSYIHDLQSVFHKAYTALRKGGKIVVIDVPKESSYATMYNLAKSLETWEHPLLEGVHPRNPYPIEFVKVANWRTTAEKVEMLKTAGFQDFDYAQTLTKHPLYSNNMEEQPIPGFDCGDYVAICAFKERERNKMPN; encoded by the coding sequence ATGGATAAAAAAAGAAGTTTTGACGAATTTGCACAAGCATATGATGCCTGGTTTTTTGACAATATGAATCTGTTAAATTCAGAGGTGAACCTGGTCGCTTATTTTATGAAAGATGCGGGTGATACCTTTTCTGTAGGGTGCGGAAGTGGTCTTTTTGAATCAATCTTAAAAAGAGATTTTAACATTCTCATTCAGTACGGTCTCGAACCATCAGAGGGAATGGCTCAGATTGCCCGTAAACGCGGGATAAGTGTGGATGTAACCACAGCGGAAGACGCCGATCTGGGCGAAGAACAATACGATACAATCCTATTCAACGGCACACCAAGCTATATCCATGACCTGCAGTCCGTGTTTCACAAAGCCTATACTGCTTTGAGAAAAGGAGGTAAAATCGTGGTTATTGATGTTCCTAAGGAAAGTTCATACGCAACCATGTATAACCTGGCAAAAAGTCTCGAAACATGGGAACATCCATTGTTGGAAGGAGTTCACCCGAGGAACCCTTATCCAATTGAATTTGTAAAGGTTGCAAACTGGCGTACAACTGCTGAGAAAGTGGAGATGCTTAAAACAGCAGGTTTTCAAGACTTTGATTATGCACAAACGCTCACTAAACATCCGCTATACTCAAACAATATGGAAGAACAACCAATTCCGGGGTTTGACTGCGGTGATTATGTTGCCATTTGTGCCTTTAAGGAACGAGAACGAAATAAGATGCCCAATTAA
- a CDS encoding hemolysin family protein, giving the protein MSIEVTLLGICLFLSGFFSMSETALFSISKIKALHISKDGSKSGRLILEMKADSHTLLTTVLIGNNLVNIGASSLATSLAIAHFQSNGVGIATGVMTLLILVFGEIFPKSFANHNNVVVSRAVIYPLYWLSKILWPLIFVLNFIPKLHGTIDNAQETVTEDELMTMVEVVEGDGEIKEEEKEYITNIFEFDDTYCSEIMTPRADMFVVDVAEGLDIPTVLKTGFSRIPVIEDTIDNIVGILHIKDLFLRYLEKNDSETTPDSLDLKSIMKKPYFIPESKKLDSLLKAFKAKKSHMAVVVDEYGGVSGIVTLEDVVEEIFGEIADESDKNTPDIVQIKGNKWLVAGKTDIYHLNKELNLGIPDSVNYDTVSGFFLELVERIPNPGESIRMNNWEFSVKDMDGNRIQSFIIKPAEEP; this is encoded by the coding sequence CAGGCCGGCTTATTCTGGAGATGAAAGCGGACTCCCACACCCTTTTGACCACTGTTCTCATTGGTAACAACCTGGTAAACATTGGTGCCTCCTCCCTCGCCACCTCTCTTGCCATTGCCCATTTTCAGTCTAATGGTGTGGGTATTGCCACCGGTGTCATGACGCTTCTGATTCTTGTTTTTGGAGAAATTTTCCCAAAATCCTTTGCCAACCACAATAATGTGGTTGTCTCAAGGGCGGTCATATATCCCCTGTACTGGTTGTCAAAAATTTTATGGCCTTTGATTTTTGTTCTTAATTTTATACCTAAATTGCACGGCACCATAGACAATGCCCAGGAAACCGTGACCGAGGATGAATTGATGACCATGGTGGAAGTGGTGGAAGGGGACGGTGAGATCAAGGAGGAAGAAAAGGAATACATCACCAATATCTTTGAATTTGATGACACCTATTGTTCTGAGATTATGACACCTAGAGCGGATATGTTTGTGGTTGATGTGGCCGAAGGCCTCGATATTCCAACGGTTCTAAAAACAGGTTTTTCACGTATTCCCGTGATTGAGGATACCATAGATAATATTGTGGGAATTTTGCATATCAAGGATTTATTTCTCAGATACCTGGAAAAAAATGATTCCGAGACGACCCCGGACAGCCTTGATCTCAAATCGATTATGAAAAAGCCCTATTTCATACCGGAATCAAAGAAACTGGATTCACTGCTTAAAGCATTTAAGGCAAAAAAGAGCCATATGGCTGTTGTGGTTGATGAATATGGTGGCGTGTCAGGTATTGTCACCCTTGAGGATGTGGTTGAAGAGATTTTTGGAGAAATTGCCGACGAGTCCGATAAAAACACACCGGACATTGTCCAGATTAAAGGAAACAAGTGGCTGGTAGCCGGCAAAACAGACATATATCATCTCAACAAAGAGCTGAATCTGGGCATTCCAGACTCTGTGAACTACGATACAGTCTCGGGATTTTTTTTGGAACTTGTGGAGCGTATCCCCAATCCCGGGGAGTCCATTCGCATGAATAACTGGGAGTTTTCGGTCAAGGACATGGATGGCAACCGGATTCAGTCTTTTATCATTAAACCGGCTGAAGAACCCTGA